The proteins below come from a single Oryzomicrobium terrae genomic window:
- a CDS encoding TOBE domain-containing protein, whose translation MPSPSRLNAHVAQIPPPPAGFSPPRAQTVLAPGDLALGPVPLGLHLEGRFWLTIGESGYAGEGRVALLEAIDREGSLNKAAKALGLSYKSAWDALQFLNNAAGVPLVTASTGGRGGGGSQLTSSGRWLVEVFNRVKSVHRQFLDALAAAVVRSTAAGEGAGAPGALERLFLRTSARNQWLGRMVALHQEGISVLVEVDLGGPRLHARLTAASVSELGLEPGMSVWALVKAQAVRLAAPDEIVTGDARAHNRLSGRVLPAPPVDGGGSVDSDELEVALALDGGNTVHAVLSRARAEALGVSERAEERELLAVFDPAQVILGVLA comes from the coding sequence ATGCCCTCGCCGTCCCGGCTTAATGCCCACGTTGCCCAAATTCCTCCACCCCCGGCGGGGTTTTCCCCGCCTCGTGCCCAGACCGTGCTGGCGCCGGGGGATCTGGCCCTGGGGCCCGTCCCCCTGGGCCTCCATCTCGAAGGTCGCTTCTGGCTGACCATCGGCGAGTCCGGCTATGCCGGTGAGGGCCGGGTGGCTCTGCTCGAAGCGATCGACCGGGAAGGCTCCTTGAACAAGGCGGCCAAGGCCCTGGGCCTGAGCTACAAGTCGGCGTGGGATGCCCTCCAGTTCCTCAATAATGCGGCGGGCGTGCCGCTGGTGACCGCCAGTACCGGCGGGCGCGGTGGCGGCGGCAGCCAGCTGACTTCGTCCGGACGCTGGCTGGTGGAGGTGTTCAATCGGGTGAAAAGCGTTCACCGCCAGTTTCTCGATGCCCTGGCCGCGGCGGTGGTGCGTAGCACGGCGGCGGGGGAGGGGGCCGGCGCTCCGGGCGCCCTGGAGCGCCTGTTCTTGCGCACCAGCGCCCGCAACCAATGGCTGGGGCGGATGGTGGCCCTGCATCAGGAGGGTATCTCGGTTCTGGTGGAGGTGGATCTGGGCGGTCCGCGCCTGCATGCCCGCCTGACCGCCGCCAGCGTCAGCGAACTGGGCCTGGAACCGGGCATGTCGGTCTGGGCCCTGGTCAAGGCCCAGGCGGTGCGGCTGGCGGCCCCCGACGAAATCGTGACGGGAGATGCACGGGCGCACAACCGCCTTTCCGGTCGTGTCCTCCCCGCGCCGCCGGTCGATGGCGGCGGTAGCGTCGATAGCGACGAACTGGAAGTCGCCCTGGCCCTCGACGGCGGTAATACGGTGCACGCCGTCCTGTCGCGGGCGCGGGCAGAGGCCTTGGGAGTGTCGGAGCGGGCCGAGGAACGGGAACTGCTGGCCGTGTTCGACCCGGCCCAGGTCATCCTCGGCGTGTTAGCTTAA
- a CDS encoding 3-deoxy-7-phosphoheptulonate synthase has translation MIEQAIEDLHVAAFDPMPTPREVLDRIPMTEAAATTVVQGRETLKAILDGKDHRVFVVVGPCSIHDPVAGLDYARRLKALADEVSDTLVLVMRVYFEKPRTTVGWKGYINDPYMDDSFRIDEGMAKARQFLRDVNELGLPAGTEALDPISPQYLGDLIAWTAIGARTTESQTHREISSGLSTPVGFKNGTSGDLTVAVNAILSASRPHSFLGINYDGGVTIVRTTGNPYGHVVLRGGDGRPNYDTVSITLAEAALTKAKLPANIVVDCSHANSYKKPELQPLVMADVVNQIRLGNKSIVGTMIESNIEAGNQPIPADLSQLKYGCSVTDGCVDWATTEKMLRDAATLLRDVLPSRRG, from the coding sequence ATGATTGAGCAAGCCATCGAAGACCTGCACGTCGCCGCATTCGACCCCATGCCCACGCCCCGGGAGGTCCTGGACCGGATCCCGATGACCGAGGCCGCCGCCACCACCGTGGTGCAGGGCCGGGAAACCCTCAAGGCCATCCTGGATGGCAAGGATCACCGCGTCTTCGTGGTGGTGGGCCCCTGCTCCATCCACGACCCGGTGGCCGGCCTGGACTATGCCCGGCGCCTCAAGGCCCTGGCCGACGAGGTGTCCGACACCCTGGTGCTGGTGATGCGCGTCTACTTCGAAAAGCCCCGCACCACCGTGGGCTGGAAGGGGTACATCAACGATCCGTACATGGACGACTCGTTCCGCATCGACGAGGGCATGGCCAAGGCACGCCAGTTCCTGCGCGACGTGAACGAGCTCGGCCTGCCCGCCGGCACCGAGGCCCTGGACCCGATCTCGCCCCAGTACCTGGGCGACCTGATCGCCTGGACCGCCATCGGCGCCCGCACCACCGAATCCCAGACCCACCGCGAGATTTCCTCCGGCCTCTCGACCCCGGTGGGCTTCAAGAACGGCACCAGCGGCGACCTGACCGTGGCGGTCAACGCCATCCTCTCCGCCTCCCGGCCCCACTCCTTCCTCGGCATCAATTACGACGGCGGCGTGACCATCGTGCGCACCACCGGCAACCCCTACGGCCACGTGGTGCTGCGCGGCGGCGACGGCCGTCCCAACTACGACACGGTGTCGATCACCCTGGCCGAGGCCGCCCTGACCAAGGCCAAGCTGCCGGCCAACATCGTGGTGGACTGCTCCCACGCCAACAGCTACAAGAAGCCCGAATTGCAGCCCCTGGTGATGGCCGACGTGGTCAACCAGATCCGCCTGGGCAACAAGTCCATCGTCGGCACCATGATCGAATCGAACATCGAGGCCGGCAACCAGCCGATCCCCGCCGACCTGTCCCAGCTCAAGTACGGCTGTTCGGTCACCGACGGCTGCGTGGACTGGGCCACCACCGAGAAGATGCTGCGCGACGCCGCCACCCTGCTGCGCGACGTGCTGCCCAGCCGCCGCGGCTGA
- a CDS encoding DUF2721 domain-containing protein yields the protein MESHLSDISRVIQLAVAPVFLLTAVATLVSTLNVRLGRNVDRRRLLQDRLNKADGHAAADRLELRILLRRIRLIYFAILAAVSGALLVCLVVAGAFLGALLAVDLARMVAVLFILAMVALIASLGIFLREVFLAVSNATHHLP from the coding sequence ATGGAATCCCATCTTTCCGACATTTCCCGGGTCATCCAGCTGGCGGTTGCTCCGGTATTCCTGCTCACCGCCGTCGCCACCCTGGTGTCCACCCTCAACGTGCGCCTCGGCCGCAACGTGGACCGGCGCCGTCTGCTGCAGGACCGCCTGAACAAGGCCGATGGCCATGCCGCCGCCGACCGGCTGGAATTGCGCATCCTGCTGCGGCGCATCCGCCTCATCTATTTCGCCATCCTGGCCGCCGTGTCCGGCGCCCTGCTGGTCTGTCTGGTGGTGGCCGGTGCCTTTCTCGGCGCGCTCCTGGCCGTGGACCTGGCCCGCATGGTGGCCGTGCTGTTCATCCTGGCCATGGTCGCCCTGATTGCCAGCCTGGGTATTTTCCTGCGTGAAGTGTTCCTGGCCGTAAGCAACGCCACCCACCACCTGCCGTAA
- the ispD gene encoding 2-C-methyl-D-erythritol 4-phosphate cytidylyltransferase, with product MPDPVTASATPVSAKYYAIVPAAGHGSRFGSETPKQYLPLLGRPLLYHTLAVLCACSAIDRVIVVLAPDDSWWGAFEWTSLGAKLETVRQGGATRAASVQAGLAAAATAAAGTDWVLVHDAARPCLSAAALGQLLQTLADDPVGGLLAVPVADTLKRSDQRDRVAATVPRDGLWQAQTPQVFRYGLLCDALARFADVTDEAGAMEAAGHVPRLVRGELANLKVTYPADLALAERLLATAPRVG from the coding sequence ATGCCCGACCCCGTTACCGCTTCCGCCACGCCCGTTTCCGCCAAGTACTACGCCATCGTCCCGGCGGCGGGGCACGGCAGCCGCTTCGGTAGCGAAACCCCCAAGCAGTACCTGCCCCTGCTCGGGCGGCCCTTGCTCTACCACACTCTGGCGGTGCTCTGCGCCTGTTCGGCCATCGACCGGGTGATCGTGGTGCTGGCGCCGGACGACTCCTGGTGGGGCGCCTTCGAGTGGACTTCCCTCGGTGCCAAGCTGGAAACCGTGCGCCAAGGTGGGGCCACCCGGGCGGCCAGCGTCCAGGCCGGCCTGGCGGCGGCCGCTACCGCCGCCGCGGGTACTGACTGGGTGCTGGTGCACGATGCGGCACGGCCGTGCCTTTCCGCCGCCGCCCTTGGCCAGTTGCTGCAGACCCTGGCGGATGATCCGGTGGGCGGGCTGCTGGCGGTGCCGGTGGCCGATACCCTGAAACGCTCTGATCAGCGCGACCGGGTGGCCGCGACGGTGCCCCGGGACGGCCTGTGGCAGGCCCAGACGCCCCAGGTGTTCCGCTATGGCCTGCTCTGCGACGCCCTGGCCCGCTTTGCCGACGTTACCGACGAAGCCGGCGCCATGGAGGCCGCGGGCCACGTGCCCCGCCTGGTGCGGGGCGAACTGGCCAACCTGAAAGTCACCTATCCGGCCGACCTGGCCCTGGCCGAACGCCTGCTGGCGACGGCTCCCCGGGTCGGCTGA
- the mfd gene encoding transcription-repair coupling factor codes for MAAALPARLPAPGERTDAPSLPGSADALYLAAAATRIKRPLAVVTASAQDAQRLLDEIPWFAPGLRVKLLPDWETLPYDNFSPHHDLVSERLATLWALYKGEFDVVLVPASTAVVRLAPPAFLAAYTFHFKKGEQLDAEAFRAQVTLAGYTNVTQVVSPGEYSIRGGLIDLFPMGSPLPYRIDLFDDEIETLRAFDADSQRSLYPVPEVQLLPAREFPMDDRGRTLFRQRFREVFEGDPAKSGVYKDISNGIPSAGIEYYLPLFFEEGDAATLFDYLPKDALFCLHGAVDEAIRDFARDTQSRYNLLQGDKARPLLPPETLFLNEEAFFVAAKNYGRLALRPAVSAAAELAASLPAVAVDRRAEDPLTALKAFTGGFAGRVLLLAESAGRRETLNEMFAEHGLKPAASADLAAFASPGAPQLALGVGPLQSGFIVGAGSDALAFVTETELYAGSPRRAKRAAQKKASLDNWLKDLTELKVGDPVVHEQHGIGRYLGLVTLDLGEGNTEFLHLEYANDAKLYVPVSQLHVISRYSGADPDAAPVHTLGSGQWEKAKRRAAEQARDTAAELLALYAARAARQGHAFAFKASDYDAFADGFGFEETPDQAAAIAAVIDDMKSGKPMDRLVCGDVGFGKTEVALRAAFVAVAGNKQVAVLCPTTLLCEQHYQTFCDRFADWPVKIAEISRFKTAKETAQAVKDLAEGKIDILIGTHKLIQQDVKFPNLGLVIIDEEHRFGVRQKEALKALRAEVDVLTLTATPIPRTLAMSLEGLRDFSAIATAPQKRLAIKTFVSKFSDGIIREAVLREFKRGGQVYFLHNEVDTIDNMREKLTKLLPEARIAVGHGQMPERDLERVMRDFTQGRANLLLCTTIIETGIDISNANTILINRAEKFGLAQLHQLRGRVGRSHHQAYAYLLVFDEKALTKQAKQRLEAIQMMEELGSGFYLAMHDLEIRGAGEVLGENQSGEMQEVGFNLYTEMLNRAVAALKQGREPDLAQPLGVATEINLHVPALLPNDYCPDVHERLSLYKRLANCEADDEIGALQEELVDRFGELPAQAQSLLATHRLRLLAKPLCVQKLDATREQVTVQFSPEFSKNPPIEPIKIINLIQTDRNYKLAGQDKLALSRSCPTLADRVAAVKDLFKKLTA; via the coding sequence ATGGCGGCGGCCCTGCCGGCGCGCCTGCCCGCCCCCGGCGAGCGTACCGATGCCCCCTCCTTGCCCGGCTCCGCCGACGCCCTTTACCTGGCGGCGGCAGCCACCCGCATCAAGCGCCCCCTGGCGGTGGTCACGGCCTCGGCCCAGGACGCCCAGCGCCTGCTCGACGAAATCCCCTGGTTCGCCCCGGGGCTGCGGGTCAAACTGCTGCCGGACTGGGAAACCCTGCCCTACGACAACTTCTCGCCCCACCACGACCTGGTGTCCGAGCGTCTGGCCACCCTGTGGGCGCTGTACAAGGGCGAGTTCGACGTGGTGCTGGTACCCGCCTCCACCGCTGTGGTGCGGTTGGCCCCGCCGGCCTTCCTGGCGGCCTATACCTTCCACTTCAAGAAGGGTGAGCAGCTCGACGCCGAGGCCTTCCGCGCCCAGGTCACCCTGGCCGGCTACACCAACGTCACCCAGGTGGTCTCCCCGGGCGAATACTCGATCCGCGGCGGGCTGATCGACCTGTTCCCGATGGGCTCGCCGCTGCCCTACCGGATCGACCTGTTCGACGACGAGATCGAGACCCTGCGCGCCTTCGACGCCGATTCCCAGCGCAGCCTCTACCCGGTGCCCGAGGTGCAGCTGCTGCCGGCCCGGGAATTTCCCATGGACGACCGAGGGCGCACGCTGTTTCGCCAGCGCTTCCGCGAGGTGTTCGAGGGCGACCCGGCCAAGTCCGGGGTCTACAAGGACATCTCCAACGGCATCCCCTCGGCGGGCATCGAGTACTACCTGCCCCTGTTCTTCGAGGAAGGCGACGCCGCCACCCTGTTCGACTACCTGCCCAAGGACGCCCTGTTCTGCCTGCACGGCGCGGTGGACGAAGCCATCCGCGACTTCGCCCGGGACACCCAGTCGCGCTACAACCTCCTCCAGGGGGACAAGGCCCGCCCCCTGCTGCCGCCGGAAACGCTTTTCCTCAACGAGGAGGCGTTCTTTGTCGCTGCAAAAAACTACGGGCGGCTGGCCCTGCGCCCGGCAGTCAGTGCCGCGGCAGAACTGGCGGCATCCCTGCCAGCCGTAGCGGTGGACCGCCGCGCCGAGGATCCGCTTACCGCCCTGAAGGCGTTTACCGGCGGCTTTGCCGGGCGGGTGCTGCTGCTGGCCGAATCCGCCGGCCGGCGTGAAACCCTCAACGAGATGTTCGCCGAGCACGGCCTCAAGCCGGCGGCCAGTGCCGATCTGGCGGCCTTTGCCAGCCCGGGGGCACCCCAACTGGCCCTGGGGGTCGGCCCTCTGCAATCGGGTTTCATCGTTGGTGCAGGCAGCGACGCCCTGGCTTTCGTCACCGAGACCGAGCTGTACGCCGGCAGCCCGCGCCGCGCCAAACGGGCAGCGCAAAAGAAAGCCAGCCTGGACAACTGGCTGAAGGACCTGACCGAGCTCAAGGTCGGCGACCCGGTGGTGCACGAGCAGCACGGCATCGGCCGCTACCTGGGCCTGGTGACCCTGGACCTGGGGGAAGGCAACACCGAGTTCCTGCACCTGGAATACGCCAACGACGCCAAGCTGTACGTGCCGGTGTCCCAGTTGCACGTCATCTCCCGCTACTCCGGCGCCGACCCGGACGCCGCCCCGGTGCACACCCTGGGTTCGGGCCAGTGGGAAAAAGCCAAGCGCCGCGCCGCCGAGCAGGCCCGCGACACCGCCGCTGAACTGCTCGCGCTGTACGCCGCCCGGGCCGCCCGCCAGGGTCATGCCTTCGCCTTCAAGGCCAGCGACTACGACGCCTTCGCCGACGGTTTCGGCTTCGAGGAAACCCCGGACCAGGCCGCCGCCATCGCCGCGGTGATCGACGATATGAAGTCGGGCAAGCCCATGGACCGGCTGGTGTGCGGCGACGTGGGCTTCGGCAAGACCGAGGTGGCCCTGCGCGCCGCCTTCGTGGCCGTGGCCGGCAACAAGCAGGTGGCGGTGCTGTGCCCCACCACCCTGCTCTGCGAGCAGCACTACCAGACCTTCTGCGACCGTTTCGCCGATTGGCCGGTGAAGATCGCCGAGATTTCCCGCTTCAAGACCGCCAAGGAAACCGCCCAGGCGGTGAAGGATCTGGCCGAGGGCAAGATCGACATCCTGATCGGCACCCACAAGCTGATCCAGCAGGACGTGAAGTTCCCCAACCTGGGGTTGGTCATCATCGACGAGGAACACCGCTTCGGCGTGCGCCAGAAGGAGGCCCTGAAGGCCCTGCGCGCCGAGGTTGACGTGCTGACCCTGACCGCCACGCCGATCCCACGCACCCTGGCCATGAGCCTGGAAGGGCTGCGGGACTTCTCGGCCATCGCCACGGCGCCGCAGAAGCGCCTTGCGATCAAGACCTTCGTCTCCAAGTTCTCCGACGGCATCATCCGCGAGGCGGTGCTGCGCGAATTCAAGCGCGGCGGCCAGGTGTACTTCCTGCACAACGAGGTCGACACCATCGACAACATGCGCGAGAAGCTGACCAAGCTGCTGCCGGAAGCGCGCATCGCCGTGGGCCACGGCCAGATGCCGGAGCGAGACCTGGAACGGGTGATGCGCGACTTCACCCAGGGCCGGGCCAACCTGCTGCTGTGCACCACCATCATCGAGACCGGCATCGACATTTCGAACGCCAACACCATCCTCATCAACCGGGCCGAAAAGTTCGGCCTGGCCCAACTGCACCAGCTGCGCGGCCGGGTCGGCCGCTCCCACCACCAGGCCTACGCCTACCTGCTGGTATTCGACGAAAAGGCCCTGACCAAACAAGCCAAGCAGCGCCTCGAAGCGATCCAGATGATGGAGGAGCTGGGCTCGGGCTTCTACCTGGCCATGCACGACCTGGAAATCCGTGGCGCTGGCGAGGTGCTGGGCGAGAACCAGTCCGGCGAGATGCAGGAGGTGGGTTTCAACCTGTACACCGAGATGCTCAACCGGGCGGTGGCGGCCTTGAAGCAGGGTCGCGAGCCGGACCTGGCCCAGCCCCTGGGGGTGGCCACCGAAATCAACCTGCACGTGCCGGCCCTGCTGCCCAACGACTACTGCCCGGACGTGCACGAGCGCCTGTCGCTGTACAAGCGCCTGGCCAACTGCGAGGCCGACGACGAGATCGGCGCCCTCCAGGAAGAACTGGTGGACCGTTTCGGCGAACTGCCCGCCCAGGCCCAGTCGCTGCTCGCCACCCACCGCCTGCGCCTGCTCGCCAAGCCCCTGTGCGTGCAAAAGCTCGATGCCACCCGGGAACAGGTGACGGTGCAGTTCAGCCCGGAATTTTCGAAGAATCCGCCCATCGAGCCGATCAAGATCATCAACCTCATCCAGACCGACCGGAACTACAAGCTGGCCGGACAGGATAAACTCGCTCTTTCCCGCTCCTGCCCGACCCTTGCCGACCGAGTGGCCGCGGTAAAGGACCTGTTCAAGAAACTGACCGCCTGA
- a CDS encoding cation diffusion facilitator family transporter, with product MLPDTAQRHHYAWLSIAAALLTITLKTVAWWITGSVGLLSDALESFVNLAGAGFALWMILVTRTPPDDGHPFGHGKAEYFSSGFEGGLIFVAALAIVGTGVQRLLHPEPLEALGWGMAFSGLSTLINFVVALTLARAGKRFNSIALTADSRHLMTDVWTSVGVVAGVLLVALTGQNWLDPVIAIAVGLHIMLEGWRLGQTSVDGLMDRSLEPEQLAELTTALDAVLPPEATYRNLKSRRAGTQSFVQVDILVPGDWSVTRGHDLLDAVEARLEATLPDLAVTTHLEPREASNHG from the coding sequence GTGCTGCCCGATACCGCCCAACGTCACCACTACGCCTGGCTCTCCATCGCCGCCGCGCTGCTCACCATTACCCTCAAGACCGTGGCCTGGTGGATCACCGGCTCGGTGGGCCTGCTCTCCGACGCCCTGGAATCCTTCGTCAACCTGGCCGGCGCCGGCTTCGCCCTGTGGATGATCCTGGTCACCCGCACCCCGCCGGACGACGGCCACCCCTTCGGCCACGGCAAGGCGGAATACTTCTCTAGCGGTTTTGAAGGTGGCCTGATCTTCGTCGCCGCCCTGGCCATCGTCGGCACCGGCGTGCAGCGCCTGCTCCACCCGGAACCCCTGGAAGCCCTGGGCTGGGGCATGGCCTTCTCCGGCCTCAGCACCCTGATCAACTTCGTTGTCGCTCTCACCCTGGCCCGGGCCGGCAAGCGCTTCAACTCGATTGCCCTCACCGCCGACTCGCGCCACCTGATGACCGACGTGTGGACCTCGGTGGGCGTGGTCGCCGGCGTGCTGCTGGTGGCCCTCACCGGCCAGAACTGGCTCGACCCGGTCATCGCCATCGCCGTGGGCCTGCACATCATGCTGGAAGGCTGGCGCCTCGGCCAAACGTCGGTGGACGGCCTGATGGACCGCAGTCTGGAACCGGAGCAACTGGCGGAACTCACCACCGCCCTGGACGCGGTGCTCCCGCCGGAAGCCACCTACCGCAACCTGAAGAGCCGCCGCGCCGGCACCCAGTCCTTCGTCCAGGTGGACATCCTGGTCCCCGGCGACTGGAGCGTCACCCGGGGGCACGACCTGCTCGATGCGGTCGAAGCCCGGCTAGAGGCCACCCTGCCCGACCTGGCGGTGACGACGCACCTGGAGCCGCGGGAGGCATCGAACCACGGGTAA
- a CDS encoding MgtC/SapB family protein produces MTTLLTNVGLEFAQGFLTALGLGLLMGLERERRTTSRAGLRTFGLTALLGAVCALLASHFDAPWLIGAGLLAVAAMMIASYSVRPDPNDPGTTSVVALLLAFGFGAMAWYDEFRSQAVMLAIVSTVLLYFKAQLKRLTSKLTERDIISILQFAVLSLVILPILPDQGFGPYQAINPYQVWWMVVLISGVSLAGYGALRVAGQRHGAPLLGVLGGLVSSTATTLVYARHSRETPTLNRLALVVILTANLVVLVRLSTLTAVVQPGLLRDLLPQMLGGALAGLVVAVLMWRHMGRQDDLPELELRNPTEIRTALTFGAIYAVVLFLSAWLADIAGSRGLYLVALASGLTDVDAITLSSLRLYSLDRVTAHQAVTAVGLAVLANLGFKLAVVTVVAGRQLAQRVALGFSAVAIGGLGGWWLGTASWIAG; encoded by the coding sequence GTGACTACCCTACTCACCAACGTCGGCCTCGAATTCGCCCAGGGATTTCTTACCGCCCTGGGGCTGGGTCTGCTCATGGGCCTGGAACGGGAACGGCGCACCACGTCCCGGGCAGGTCTGCGCACCTTCGGCCTGACGGCCTTGCTTGGCGCCGTATGCGCCCTGCTGGCCAGCCATTTCGACGCCCCCTGGCTGATCGGTGCCGGCCTGCTGGCGGTCGCGGCGATGATGATCGCCAGTTATTCGGTTCGCCCCGATCCCAATGATCCGGGCACCACCTCGGTAGTGGCGTTGCTGCTCGCCTTCGGCTTCGGCGCCATGGCCTGGTACGACGAATTCCGCTCCCAGGCGGTCATGCTGGCGATCGTCAGCACCGTCCTGCTCTACTTCAAGGCCCAGTTGAAGCGCCTCACCAGCAAGCTCACCGAGCGGGACATCATCTCCATCCTGCAGTTCGCCGTGCTCTCCCTGGTCATCCTGCCGATCCTGCCGGACCAGGGGTTCGGCCCCTACCAGGCCATCAACCCTTACCAGGTGTGGTGGATGGTGGTGCTGATTTCCGGAGTTTCCCTGGCCGGCTACGGAGCCCTACGCGTTGCCGGACAGCGCCACGGCGCGCCGCTCCTCGGCGTCCTGGGCGGGCTGGTATCGAGCACCGCGACCACCCTGGTGTATGCCCGCCATAGCCGGGAAACGCCGACCCTCAACCGCCTGGCCCTGGTCGTCATCCTCACCGCCAACCTGGTGGTGCTGGTACGGCTCAGCACCCTGACCGCCGTGGTTCAGCCCGGCCTGCTGCGCGACCTGCTGCCGCAAATGCTCGGCGGCGCCCTGGCCGGCTTGGTGGTGGCCGTGCTGATGTGGCGCCACATGGGGCGCCAGGACGACCTCCCCGAGCTGGAACTGCGCAACCCCACCGAAATCCGCACGGCCCTGACCTTCGGCGCCATCTATGCAGTGGTGCTGTTCCTCTCGGCCTGGCTGGCCGACATCGCCGGCAGCCGGGGCTTGTACCTGGTGGCCCTGGCCTCGGGTCTGACCGACGTGGATGCTATCACCCTGTCCAGCCTGCGCCTGTACAGCCTGGACCGGGTCACGGCTCACCAGGCCGTCACCGCCGTGGGCCTGGCCGTGCTGGCGAACCTGGGCTTCAAACTGGCGGTGGTCACGGTCGTGGCGGGGCGCCAACTGGCGCAACGGGTGGCCCTCGGCTTCAGCGCCGTGGCTATCGGCGGCCTCGGGGGCTGGTGGCTAGGCACCGCATCATGGATAGCGGGGTAA
- the serB gene encoding phosphoserine phosphatase SerB produces MLDLVIQGGPLPTFLLDRLVQATGAARAEPRAPQLHRLYGVTRPADFAATLEPLLAAEKLDWAFVPAGKALSDYGLICFDMDSTLITIECIDELADFAGKKKEVSAVTEAAMRGEIDYRESLRRRLALLAGLDARVLARVYGERLLLSDGARPLLEAVQAAGLRTAILSGGFTYFTERLRIELGFDFATSNELEISGGKLTGRVVGDIVDASAKAHHLCRLRDELGLTRDQVIAVGDGANDLMMMAEAGLSVAFRAKPATREKASVAFNHVGLDGLVNLFV; encoded by the coding sequence ATGCTCGACCTCGTCATCCAGGGCGGCCCCCTGCCCACCTTCCTCCTCGATCGCCTCGTCCAGGCCACCGGCGCCGCCCGGGCCGAGCCCCGCGCGCCCCAGCTGCACCGGCTCTACGGCGTGACCCGGCCGGCCGACTTCGCCGCCACCCTGGAACCCCTGCTCGCCGCCGAAAAGCTCGACTGGGCCTTCGTTCCCGCCGGCAAGGCCCTGTCCGACTACGGCCTGATCTGCTTCGACATGGACTCGACCCTGATCACCATCGAGTGCATCGACGAGCTGGCCGATTTCGCCGGCAAGAAAAAGGAAGTCTCGGCCGTGACCGAAGCCGCCATGCGCGGCGAGATCGACTACCGGGAAAGCCTGCGCCGCCGCCTGGCCCTGCTGGCCGGGCTCGATGCCCGGGTGCTGGCCCGGGTCTATGGCGAACGGCTGCTGCTCTCCGACGGCGCCCGCCCCCTGCTCGAAGCGGTCCAGGCCGCCGGGCTGCGCACCGCCATCCTCTCCGGCGGCTTCACCTACTTCACCGAGCGCCTGCGCATCGAGTTGGGTTTTGACTTCGCCACCTCCAACGAACTGGAGATTTCCGGCGGCAAACTCACCGGCCGGGTGGTCGGCGACATCGTGGACGCCAGCGCCAAGGCCCACCACCTGTGCCGCCTGCGCGACGAGCTGGGCCTGACCCGCGACCAGGTGATCGCCGTGGGCGACGGCGCCAACGACCTGATGATGATGGCCGAGGCCGGCCTGTCGGTGGCCTTCCGCGCCAAACCGGCGACCCGGGAAAAAGCCTCGGTCGCCTTCAACCACGTCGGCCTGGACGGGCTGGTCAACCTGTTCGTGTAA